One Setaria italica strain Yugu1 chromosome II, Setaria_italica_v2.0, whole genome shotgun sequence DNA segment encodes these proteins:
- the LOC101766312 gene encoding putative anthocyanidin reductase, with product MSRVCCVTGAAGYIGSWLVKKLLDRGCIVHATLRNLADEKKTALLRALPGAAERLVLFQADMYDAATFEPAIAGCEFVFLVAAPMMHDIPAGRSKDATEGIVGAMRTILQQCERSKTVRRVIHTGSVVAAAPLKEDGQGFKRFVDESCWTPLNLSYGYASNEVLDAYVSSKTLSEKELLRYNDSPGKAFEVVTLLCGLVGGDTLLPDVPGSIRSVVSPLTGDETWHGGLKFMQALLGAVPLVHVDDVCEAHAFCMERPAPVAGRFLCAAGYPNMRGIVDHYCRKHPELKLRIKEVAGEGVRVQPATDDRSKLVDMGFKYRHGVEEVIDGGVECAKRLGLL from the exons ATGAGCAGGGTTTGCTGCGTCACTGGAGCTGCCGGCTACATCGGCTCCTGGCTCGTGAAGAAGCTCCTCGACAGAGGCTGCATCGTCCATGCAACCTTGCGAAACCTCG cggatgAGAAGAAGACCGCGCTGCTGCGGGCGCTCCCCGGCGCGGCGGAGCGGCTGGTGCTGTTCCAGGCGGACATGTACGACGCCGCCACCTTCgagccggccatcgccggctgCGAGTTCGTCTTCCTCGTCGCCGCGCCGATGATGCATGACATCCCCGCCGGGAGATCCAAG GACGCCACCGAAGGGATCGTCGGCGCCATGCGCACCATTCTGCAGCAGTGCGAGCGGTCCAAGACGGTGAGGCGTGTCATCCACACCGGCTccgtcgtcgcggcggcgccgctcaAGGAGGACGGCCAAGGGTTCAAGCGCTTCGTTGATGAATCCTGCTGGACCCCGCTCAATCTGTCCTACGGCTACGCCAGCAACGAAGTCCTGGAC GCCTACGTGTCCTCCAAGACTCTGTCCGAGAAGGAGTTGCTGCGCTACAACGACTCGCCGGGCAAGGCGTTCGAGGTCGTGACCCTGCTGTGCGGCCTCGTTGGAGGCGACACGCTGCTGCCGGACGTGCCCGGCAGCATACGGAGCGTGGTGTCGCCCCTCACCGGCGACGAGACGTGGCACGGCGGGCTCAAGTTCATGCAGGCCCTCCTCGGCGCTGTGCCGCTGGTGCACGTCGACGACGTATGCGAGGCGCACGCCTTCTGCATGGAGCGCCCggcgcccgtcgccggccggttcctctgcgccgccggctACCCGAACATGCGCGGCATCGTGGATCACTACTGCCGCAAGCACCCGGAGCTGAAGCTGCGGATCAAAGA GGTCGCAGGAGAGGGAGTGAGAGTCCAGCCTGCCACTGACGACAGAAGCAAGCTCGTGGACATGGGATTCAAGTACAGGCATGGAGTAGAGGAGGTGATAGACGGCGGCGTGGAGTGCGCAAAAAGGCTTGGACTGCTGTGA
- the LOC101773333 gene encoding cytosolic sulfotransferase 1 encodes MLVSLWHFTRTVQPNLTFTDVFESACEGVSFNGPIWDHVLGYWNASKESPETVLFLRYEEILRDPVENVRKLALFVGQPFSPAEEDAGVAMDVVRLCSFDKMKGLEVNKKAVSHGLFPNNSYFRRGEAGDWANHMTPEMARRLDAIMEEKLRGSGLSFA; translated from the coding sequence ATGCTAGTTTCTCTGTGGCACTTCACCAGAACGGTTCAACCCAACCTCACCTTCACCGACGTGTTCGAGAGCGCATGCGAGGGCGTGTCTTTCAATGGCCCCATCTGGGACCATGTCCTGGGGTACTGGAACGCCAGCAAGGAGAGCCCGGAGACGGTGCTGTTCCTGAGGTACGAGGAGATCCTGCGCGACCCCGTCGAAAACGTGAGGAAGCTCGCGCTGTTCGTCGGGCAGCCGTTCTCGCCGGCCGAGGAGGACGCTGGGGTCGCgatggatgtcgtgaggctctGCAGCTTCGACAAGATGAAGGGCTTGGAGGTTAACAAGAAGGCCGTCTCCCACGGCCTCTTCCCGAACAACTCCTACTTCAGAAGAGGGGAGGCCGGGGACTGGGCGAACCACATGACGCCAGAGATGGCCCGGCGTCTGGACGCCATCATGGAGGAGAAGCTCCGCGGGTCAGGCCTTTCCTTCGCGTGA